One stretch of Streptomyces sp. NBC_01142 DNA includes these proteins:
- the scpB gene encoding SMC-Scp complex subunit ScpB: MSDLKPALEAVLMVVDEPATEEHLAKVLEQPRRAVADALRELADEYTVQGRGFELRLVAGGWRFYSRAEHAEAVERFVLDGQQARLTQAALETLAVVAYRQPVSRSRVSAVRGVNCDGVMRTLLQRGLVEEAGAEPETGAILYRTTNYFLERMGLRGLDELPELAPFLPEAEAIEAETQEGVPSFDPDAPDTDADDKTEF; the protein is encoded by the coding sequence GTGAGTGATCTCAAGCCCGCGCTCGAAGCCGTACTCATGGTCGTCGACGAGCCGGCCACCGAGGAGCACCTCGCCAAGGTCCTGGAGCAGCCGCGCAGGGCCGTGGCGGACGCGCTGCGGGAGCTGGCGGACGAGTACACCGTCCAGGGCCGCGGATTCGAGCTGCGGCTCGTGGCGGGCGGCTGGCGGTTCTATTCGCGGGCCGAGCATGCCGAGGCCGTGGAACGCTTCGTCCTCGACGGGCAGCAGGCCCGGCTCACCCAGGCCGCCCTGGAGACCCTCGCAGTCGTCGCGTACCGCCAGCCGGTCAGCCGCTCGCGAGTGTCCGCCGTCCGCGGAGTGAACTGTGACGGGGTCATGCGGACCCTCCTTCAGCGCGGTCTGGTCGAGGAGGCGGGCGCGGAACCCGAAACAGGTGCGATCCTGTACAGGACGACGAACTACTTTCTGGAGCGGATGGGCCTGCGTGGCCTGGACGAGCTCCCGGAGCTCGCGCCCTTCCTCCCCGAGGCGGAGGCGATCGAGGCCGAGACGCAAGAGGGTGTGCCGTCGTTCGATCCGGACGCACCGGACACCGACGCAGACGACAAGACGGAATTTTGA
- a CDS encoding pseudouridine synthase, giving the protein MRSSGRNSGSGNRDSRGAGGKGRDDKQKRESRPRPEERRYDVGGSQGSEGGKSGGRGASARGGAKGGPKAPQGGGRAGAPRRGPHGQRESRPRELDAKIEQRNRDRYADKPQVTTPKTFPGAEQEGERLQKILARAGMGSRRACEELIDQARVEVNGQIVTEQGMRVDPQNDEIKVDGLTVATQSHLFFALNKPAGVVATMEDPDGRQCLGDYVNNRETRLFHVGRLDTETEGIILLTNHGELAHRLTHPKYGVKKTYLAAIQGPLPRDLGKRLKDGIALEDGYARADHFRVVENTGKNYLVEVTLHEGRKHIVRRMLAEAGFPVDRLVRTSFGPIGLGDQKSGWLRRMTNTEVGMLMKEVGL; this is encoded by the coding sequence ATGCGAAGCAGCGGCAGGAACAGCGGAAGCGGCAACCGGGACTCGCGGGGCGCCGGCGGCAAGGGGCGCGACGACAAGCAGAAGCGTGAGAGCCGACCCCGTCCCGAGGAGCGCCGTTACGACGTCGGCGGCAGCCAGGGTTCCGAGGGCGGCAAGTCGGGAGGCCGCGGCGCGTCCGCCCGCGGCGGTGCCAAGGGCGGCCCGAAGGCCCCGCAGGGCGGCGGCAGGGCCGGTGCCCCGCGCCGTGGCCCGCACGGCCAGCGCGAATCGCGTCCGCGCGAGCTCGACGCCAAGATCGAGCAGCGCAACCGGGACCGGTACGCCGACAAGCCGCAGGTCACGACCCCCAAGACCTTCCCCGGCGCCGAGCAGGAGGGCGAGCGGCTGCAGAAGATCCTCGCCCGTGCCGGCATGGGCTCCCGCCGTGCGTGCGAGGAGCTGATCGACCAGGCCCGGGTCGAGGTCAACGGCCAGATCGTCACCGAGCAGGGCATGCGGGTCGACCCTCAGAACGACGAGATCAAGGTCGACGGCCTGACCGTCGCCACCCAGTCGCACCTGTTCTTCGCGCTGAACAAGCCGGCCGGCGTCGTCGCCACCATGGAGGACCCGGACGGTCGCCAGTGCCTGGGCGACTACGTCAACAACCGGGAGACCCGTCTCTTCCACGTCGGCCGGCTCGACACCGAGACCGAGGGCATCATCCTGCTCACCAACCACGGCGAGCTGGCCCACCGGCTGACCCACCCCAAGTACGGCGTGAAGAAGACCTATCTCGCCGCGATCCAGGGCCCGCTCCCGCGTGACCTCGGCAAGCGGCTCAAGGACGGCATCGCGCTGGAGGACGGCTACGCCCGCGCCGACCACTTCCGCGTCGTCGAGAACACCGGCAAGAACTATCTGGTCGAGGTCACCCTCCACGAGGGCCGCAAGCACATCGTCCGCCGCATGCTCGCCGAGGCGGGCTTCCCGGTCGACAGGCTCGTACGGACGTCCTTCGGGCCGATCGGTCTGGGTGACCAGAAGTCCGGCTGGCTGCGGCGTATGACCAACACCGAGGTCGGCATGCTGATGAAGGAAGTCGGCCTGTAG
- a CDS encoding ScpA family protein — translation MPPTDDSALPPRSPRRSLGRGPGAPRPDSGDEPREPGGGGREAVPGAAAAEAARESDGTREPGGTGAVSPAPAPGPGAEAAPGPAEPECGNAAGPESAAPEAAESAPGPAEATVAEPGSEDRAAESATPETAAPESAPGTDEPAVADPEPAPSAAAPALAPTPAPAVEDGRFKVRLANFEGPFDLLLQLISKHKLDVTEVALSKVTDEFMTHIRAMGPDWDLDQTTEFLVVAATLLDLKAARLLPSAEVEDEADLALLEARDLLFARLLQYRAYKQIAEIFSTRLDEEGRRYPRTVGLEPHHAELLPEVVISIGAEGFAKLAVKAMQPRPKPQVYVDHIHAPLVSVREQAEVVVAMLREAGEVTFRQLAAGAPDTLTVVARFLALLELYREKAVVLDQEDALGELTVRWAGGEGTEQPLVTDEFDQEVRQNDQEVRQNQEEEKA, via the coding sequence ATGCCGCCGACCGACGACTCTGCTCTCCCGCCCCGCTCGCCCCGCCGCAGCCTGGGCCGCGGCCCGGGCGCGCCGCGGCCCGATTCCGGGGACGAGCCCCGGGAGCCGGGTGGTGGGGGGCGCGAGGCGGTCCCGGGGGCGGCGGCGGCCGAGGCGGCGCGGGAGTCGGACGGGACGCGGGAGCCGGGTGGGACGGGGGCTGTTTCCCCCGCCCCGGCACCCGGGCCCGGCGCCGAGGCAGCGCCCGGACCTGCCGAGCCGGAATGCGGGAACGCCGCCGGGCCGGAGTCTGCCGCGCCCGAGGCCGCCGAGTCGGCGCCCGGGCCCGCGGAGGCGACGGTTGCTGAGCCCGGCTCCGAGGACCGCGCAGCTGAGTCCGCCACGCCGGAGACGGCGGCACCCGAGTCGGCGCCGGGGACTGACGAGCCCGCAGTTGCGGACCCGGAGCCCGCGCCGTCGGCTGCCGCCCCCGCCCTGGCCCCAACCCCCGCCCCCGCCGTCGAGGACGGCCGCTTCAAGGTGCGGCTTGCCAACTTCGAAGGGCCCTTCGATCTGCTGCTGCAGCTCATCTCCAAGCACAAGCTCGATGTGACCGAGGTCGCCCTCTCCAAGGTCACCGACGAGTTCATGACGCACATCCGGGCCATGGGACCCGACTGGGACCTCGATCAGACCACCGAGTTTCTCGTCGTCGCCGCAACCCTGCTCGATCTCAAGGCCGCGCGGCTGCTGCCCTCCGCCGAGGTGGAGGACGAGGCCGACCTCGCACTGCTCGAGGCGCGGGACCTGCTCTTCGCACGGTTGCTGCAGTACCGCGCGTACAAGCAGATCGCCGAGATCTTCAGCACACGGCTGGACGAAGAGGGCAGGCGGTACCCCAGAACCGTCGGGCTCGAGCCCCATCACGCCGAGCTGCTCCCCGAGGTCGTCATCAGCATCGGCGCCGAGGGCTTCGCCAAGCTCGCTGTGAAGGCCATGCAGCCGCGGCCCAAGCCGCAGGTGTACGTCGATCACATCCACGCCCCCCTCGTGTCCGTACGGGAGCAGGCCGAGGTCGTCGTCGCGATGCTGCGGGAGGCCGGGGAGGTGACGTTCCGGCAGCTTGCCGCCGGCGCACCCGACACACTCACGGTCGTCGCGCGCTTCCTGGCACTGCTGGAGCTGTACCGGGAGAAGGCCGTCGTCCTGGACCAGGAGGACGCCCTCGGCGAGCTGACAGTGCGCTGGGCGGGCGGCGAGGGCACGGAGCAGCCCCTGGTCACCGACGAATTCGATCAAGAGGTCCGGCAGAACGATCAAGAGGTTCGCCAGAACCAGGAGGAGGAGAAGGCGTGA
- a CDS encoding tetratricopeptide repeat protein — protein sequence MTDQAVDSGGPARASNDRFFGRQRELKALQADIERAGLDTLAGRKAPRARVLLIAGRPGSGRTALAGELVRRLAGDYPDGVLRVRLSEPGGRPVPMDRAARELLDSLEIPSPPGAGEDELTAMVREALAERRMLLFLDDAGDAGQVDPLLPDNPDCLAVAVAEGPLTGIPDVRPCTLGGMDAKSAIELLGTFTGSVRITVDPQAAESIAEECGGLPAALILVGGWLADRPRSSVADVAKRLRALPDDGEQPKSARPLARAFRLVYESLPQPAARTLRLLALAPAGIADAHTASALAGCSVSAAESTLRDLAAFGLLHPDGAQFAVPGALLPLIRALMEAHDRPAEVQLARARMLERTVRQLQSCWAITEPDGSPPRKKLAGLPRALRFSTVPAAAEWLRIRQPALLASARLAVDDGELDTLARRLVAALVRALAAHRGTEDAAPELYGLHQLVLDVAERRGLYREQAAALLNLADLDAQTGRSEDALARYRAALDAGRAASDPYATGRAMESVGGAYQDLGDWQRAADWYGRALAQRQMRGERADEARLHGRLGTAHTYAGRYGEALRSWRAAVAGYRRIRDLPSQARALSETARVQEYAGRPEESLRTCQEAVELARRAGDARLQAALQLRLADTLDRLGDPAAARLHRGAAERLLGEEGFACEIRSASSKD from the coding sequence GTGACGGATCAGGCGGTGGATTCGGGCGGCCCTGCCCGGGCGTCGAATGACCGGTTCTTCGGGCGGCAGCGGGAGTTGAAGGCGCTTCAGGCCGACATCGAGCGGGCCGGTCTGGACACCCTCGCCGGCCGCAAGGCCCCCCGCGCCCGGGTCCTCCTGATCGCCGGGCGGCCCGGCTCCGGCCGCACCGCACTCGCCGGGGAACTGGTCCGCCGGCTCGCCGGTGACTACCCCGACGGAGTGCTGCGGGTCCGGCTGAGCGAGCCCGGCGGCCGGCCGGTCCCGATGGACCGGGCGGCCCGTGAACTGCTCGACTCCCTCGAGATCCCGTCGCCGCCCGGAGCCGGCGAGGACGAGCTGACCGCGATGGTGCGCGAGGCGCTCGCCGAACGCCGGATGCTGCTGTTCCTCGACGACGCCGGTGACGCCGGGCAGGTCGACCCGCTGCTGCCCGACAACCCCGACTGTCTGGCCGTGGCCGTGGCCGAGGGCCCGCTCACCGGGATTCCCGACGTACGGCCGTGCACGCTCGGCGGCATGGACGCGAAGTCCGCGATCGAGCTGCTCGGCACCTTCACCGGATCCGTCCGCATCACCGTGGATCCGCAGGCCGCCGAGTCCATCGCGGAGGAGTGCGGCGGCCTGCCCGCCGCACTGATCCTGGTCGGTGGCTGGCTTGCCGACCGGCCGAGGTCGTCCGTCGCCGATGTGGCCAAGCGGCTGCGGGCACTGCCCGACGACGGGGAGCAGCCCAAGAGCGCCAGACCGCTGGCCCGCGCCTTCCGGCTGGTATACGAATCCCTCCCGCAGCCGGCCGCCCGGACGCTGCGACTGCTGGCCCTCGCGCCCGCCGGTATCGCGGACGCGCACACCGCGTCCGCGCTGGCCGGCTGTTCGGTCTCGGCCGCCGAATCGACGCTCCGCGACCTCGCCGCCTTCGGTCTCCTGCACCCCGACGGTGCCCAGTTCGCGGTGCCCGGCGCCCTCCTTCCGCTGATCCGTGCCCTGATGGAGGCGCATGACCGGCCGGCCGAGGTGCAGCTGGCCCGGGCGCGGATGCTGGAGCGGACCGTACGACAGCTTCAGTCGTGCTGGGCGATCACCGAACCGGACGGCTCCCCGCCCCGCAAGAAGCTGGCCGGTCTGCCGCGCGCCCTGCGCTTTTCCACCGTGCCGGCCGCGGCCGAGTGGCTGCGGATCAGGCAGCCCGCGCTGCTGGCGTCCGCGCGGCTCGCGGTCGACGACGGTGAGCTGGACACCCTGGCGCGCCGGCTGGTCGCCGCCCTGGTCAGGGCGCTGGCCGCGCACCGGGGCACCGAGGACGCGGCCCCCGAGCTCTATGGGCTGCACCAGCTGGTGCTCGATGTCGCCGAGCGGCGCGGGCTGTACCGGGAGCAGGCCGCCGCCCTGCTGAATCTCGCGGATCTGGATGCGCAGACCGGCCGCAGTGAGGATGCGCTGGCCCGGTACCGGGCCGCTCTGGACGCGGGACGGGCCGCGAGCGATCCCTATGCGACCGGCCGTGCGATGGAATCCGTAGGCGGCGCCTACCAGGATCTGGGGGACTGGCAGCGGGCCGCCGACTGGTACGGGCGGGCGCTCGCCCAGCGGCAGATGCGCGGCGAACGGGCGGACGAGGCTCGGCTGCACGGCCGCCTCGGCACCGCGCACACCTACGCGGGGAGGTACGGCGAGGCACTGCGCAGCTGGCGTGCCGCGGTCGCCGGGTATCGCAGGATCCGCGATCTCCCGTCCCAGGCGCGGGCGTTGAGCGAGACCGCCCGCGTACAGGAATACGCGGGCCGGCCGGAGGAATCACTGCGCACATGCCAGGAGGCGGTGGAGTTGGCGCGGCGTGCGGGAGACGCCCGGTTGCAGGCAGCGCTGCAGCTCAGGCTGGCCGACACCCTTGACCGGCTCGGCGACCCGGCGGCCGCCCGACTGCACCGCGGCGCCGCGGAGAGACTACTGGGAGAGGAGGGTTTTGCCTGCGAAATCCGCAGTGCTTCGTCAAAAGATTAA
- a CDS encoding ParA family protein, translating to MPARGRVPSTEQPRLEAVGSVAVRTLATHQHTTHMTTAHTMKMMDGLHVNATAGNESGRESTHFAAYEEVPEGHFYDPDAEYEPDPEYAATLAPDAARQRRERVGPTGRPLPYFPIPGPLTDHGPAKIIAMCNQKGGVGKTTSTINLGAALAEYGRRVLLVDFDPQGALSVGLGVNPMELDLTVYNLLMERGMAADEVLLKTAVPNMDLLPSNIDLSAAEVQLVSEVARESTLQRALKPLMSDYDYIVIDCQPSLGLLTVNALTAAHKVIVPLECEFFALRGVALLTETIEKVQERLNPDLELDGILATMYDSRTVHSREVLARVVEAFDDHVYHTVIGRTVRFPETTVAGEPITTYASNSVGAAAYRQLAREVLARCHAE from the coding sequence ATGCCTGCGAGGGGCCGGGTCCCGTCAACTGAACAGCCCCGACTCGAGGCTGTCGGCTCCGTCGCTGTCCGAACCCTTGCGACACACCAGCACACGACGCATATGACGACAGCCCACACGATGAAGATGATGGACGGCCTACACGTGAACGCCACGGCCGGCAACGAGAGTGGCCGAGAGTCCACCCACTTCGCCGCCTACGAGGAAGTCCCCGAAGGGCACTTCTACGACCCCGACGCCGAGTACGAGCCCGATCCCGAGTACGCGGCCACCCTCGCGCCCGACGCTGCCCGTCAGCGCCGCGAGCGGGTCGGCCCGACGGGGCGGCCGCTGCCGTACTTCCCGATCCCGGGCCCGCTGACCGACCACGGCCCCGCGAAGATCATCGCGATGTGCAACCAGAAGGGTGGCGTCGGCAAGACGACGTCGACCATCAACCTGGGTGCCGCGCTCGCGGAGTACGGACGGCGTGTGCTGCTCGTCGACTTCGACCCGCAGGGAGCCCTGTCGGTCGGCCTCGGCGTCAACCCGATGGAGCTGGACCTCACCGTCTACAACCTGCTCATGGAGCGGGGCATGGCGGCGGACGAGGTACTGCTGAAGACCGCCGTGCCCAACATGGACCTGCTGCCGAGCAATATCGACCTCTCGGCCGCTGAAGTGCAGCTGGTCAGCGAGGTCGCGCGCGAGTCCACGCTGCAGCGCGCGCTGAAGCCGCTGATGTCGGACTACGACTACATCGTGATCGACTGTCAGCCGTCGCTGGGCCTGCTCACGGTGAACGCGCTGACCGCCGCGCACAAGGTGATAGTGCCGCTCGAGTGCGAGTTCTTCGCACTCCGTGGCGTGGCGCTGCTCACGGAGACGATCGAGAAGGTCCAGGAGAGACTCAACCCCGACCTGGAGCTCGACGGCATCCTCGCCACGATGTACGACTCGCGGACCGTGCACAGCCGTGAGGTGCTGGCGCGCGTGGTCGAGGCGTTCGACGATCACGTCTACCACACGGTGATCGGGCGTACGGTGCGCTTCCCGGAGACCACGGTCGCCGGCGAGCCCATCACCACGTACGCCTCGAACTCGGTGGGCGCCGCCGCGTACCGTCAGCTCGCCAGGGAGGTGCTCGCCCGTTGTCACGCCGAGTGA
- a CDS encoding NUDIX hydrolase: MAIKDTPEEWRVTATATPFQGNKTSVRTDEVVMPDGTVVSRDYQVHPGSVAILALDEAGRVLVLRQYRHPVRHKLWEIPAGLLDVPGENPLHAAQRELYEEAHVKAEDWRVLADVYTTPGGCDEAVRIFLARDLSEAEGERFEVSEEEADMELARVPLEELVRGVIAGDLHNNCLVVGVLSATAALAGDGFDALRPAEAPWPARPFDA, from the coding sequence ATGGCCATCAAGGACACGCCCGAGGAGTGGCGGGTCACCGCGACCGCGACACCTTTCCAGGGCAACAAGACCAGTGTCCGCACGGACGAGGTGGTCATGCCCGACGGCACGGTGGTGAGCCGCGACTATCAGGTGCACCCCGGTTCCGTGGCGATCCTCGCGCTCGACGAGGCGGGCCGTGTTCTGGTGCTGCGCCAGTACCGCCACCCCGTGCGCCACAAGCTCTGGGAGATCCCGGCCGGCCTGCTCGATGTGCCGGGGGAGAACCCGCTGCACGCCGCGCAGCGCGAGCTGTACGAGGAGGCGCACGTCAAGGCCGAGGACTGGCGGGTCCTCGCTGACGTCTACACCACCCCCGGCGGGTGCGACGAGGCCGTACGCATCTTCCTCGCGCGCGATCTGTCGGAGGCCGAGGGCGAGCGCTTCGAAGTCTCCGAGGAGGAGGCGGACATGGAGCTGGCGAGGGTTCCGCTCGAGGAGCTCGTACGTGGTGTGATCGCGGGTGATCTGCACAACAACTGCCTGGTCGTGGGTGTGCTCTCGGCCACCGCGGCGCTCGCGGGCGACGGCTTCGACGCGCTGCGTCCGGCCGAGGCACCGTGGCCCGCCCGCCCGTTCGACGCCTGA
- the ald gene encoding alanine dehydrogenase, which produces MKVGIPREVKNNEFRVAITPAGVHELVRHGHQVFIEQNAGVGSSITDDEFVAAGAQILPTADEVWATADLVLKVKEPIAEEYHRLRKGQTLFTYLHLAASRECTDALLESGTTAIAYETVETANRALPLLAPMSEVAGRLAPQVGAYHLMASVGGRGVLPGGVPGTSAGEAVVIGGGVSGWNATQIAVGMGFHVTLLDRDINKLREADKIFGTKVKTIVSNTFELEKAVTEADLVIGAVLIPGAKAPKLVTNELVAKMKPGSVLVDIAIDQGGCFEDSRPTTHAEPTFPVHNSVFYCVANMPGAVPNTSTYALTNATLPYIVSLANNGWVEALRRDPALALGLNTHDGQVVYREVAEAHGLESVELSTLLG; this is translated from the coding sequence GTGAAGGTCGGCATCCCCCGCGAGGTCAAGAACAACGAGTTCCGGGTGGCCATCACCCCCGCTGGCGTCCACGAGCTCGTGCGCCACGGCCACCAGGTCTTCATCGAGCAGAACGCCGGTGTCGGCTCCTCGATCACGGATGACGAGTTCGTCGCCGCCGGTGCGCAGATCCTGCCCACCGCCGACGAGGTCTGGGCCACCGCCGACCTGGTGCTGAAGGTCAAGGAGCCCATCGCCGAGGAGTACCACCGCCTCCGTAAGGGCCAGACGCTCTTCACCTACCTGCACCTCGCCGCGTCCCGCGAGTGCACGGACGCCCTGCTGGAGTCCGGCACCACCGCCATCGCGTACGAGACGGTGGAGACCGCGAACCGCGCGCTGCCGCTGCTCGCCCCGATGTCCGAGGTCGCGGGCCGGCTGGCCCCGCAGGTCGGCGCGTACCACCTGATGGCTTCGGTCGGCGGCCGTGGTGTGCTGCCGGGCGGCGTCCCGGGCACGTCGGCCGGCGAGGCCGTTGTCATCGGCGGCGGCGTCTCCGGCTGGAACGCCACCCAGATCGCCGTCGGCATGGGCTTCCACGTGACCCTGCTCGACCGTGACATCAACAAGCTGCGCGAGGCCGACAAGATCTTCGGCACCAAGGTGAAGACGATCGTCTCCAACACCTTCGAGCTGGAGAAGGCCGTCACCGAGGCGGACCTCGTCATCGGTGCCGTGCTCATCCCGGGCGCCAAGGCCCCGAAGCTGGTCACCAACGAGCTCGTCGCCAAGATGAAGCCCGGAAGTGTACTTGTCGACATTGCGATCGATCAGGGTGGCTGCTTCGAGGACTCGCGTCCGACCACCCACGCCGAGCCGACCTTCCCGGTCCACAACTCGGTCTTCTACTGCGTCGCCAACATGCCGGGCGCGGTGCCGAACACCTCCACCTACGCGCTCACCAACGCGACGCTGCCGTACATCGTGTCGCTGGCCAACAACGGCTGGGTCGAGGCGCTGCGCCGGGACCCGGCGCTCGCGCTGGGTCTCAACACCCATGACGGCCAAGTCGTTTACCGTGAGGTCGCCGAGGCCCACGGTCTGGAGAGCGTTGAACTGAGCACGCTTCTCGGCTGA
- a CDS encoding CTP synthase produces the protein MPTRSSTSVTTKHIFVTGGVASSLGKGLTASSLGALLKARGLRVTMQKLDPYLNVDPGTMNPFQHGEVFVTNDGAETDLDIGHYERFLDVDLDGSANVTTGQVYSQVIAKERRGEYLGDTVQVIPHITNEIKHRIRRMATDDVDVVITEVGGTVGDIESLPFLETVRQVRHEVGRDNVFVVHISLLPYIGPSGELKTKPTQHSVAALRNIGIQPDAIVLRADREVPTAIKRKISLMCDVDEAAVVAAIDAKSIYDIPKVLHTEGLDAYVVRKLDLPFRDVDWTTWDDLLDRVHNPDHEVNVALVGKYIDLPDAYLSVIEALRAGGFANRARVKVKWVTSDDCKSPADAAKQLGDVDAICIPGGFGDRGVSGKVGAIQYARENKIPLLGLCLGLQCIVIEAARNLAEIPDANSTEFDAATAHPVISTMEEQLAYVEGAGDLGGTMRLGLYPAKLAEGSIVREVYGDQPYIEERHRHRYEVNNSYRAELEKKAGIVFSGTSPDNKLVEYVEYPREVHPYLVATQSHPELRSRPTRPHPLFAGLVKAAVERKTGK, from the coding sequence ATGCCGACTCGATCCTCGACATCCGTGACGACCAAGCACATCTTCGTCACCGGGGGTGTCGCCTCCTCTCTCGGCAAGGGCCTCACGGCTTCCAGCCTGGGCGCGCTGCTCAAGGCGCGGGGTCTGCGGGTCACCATGCAGAAGCTCGACCCGTACCTCAACGTCGACCCCGGCACGATGAACCCCTTCCAGCACGGTGAGGTGTTCGTCACCAACGACGGCGCCGAGACCGACCTGGACATCGGTCACTACGAGCGCTTCCTCGACGTCGACCTCGACGGCTCGGCCAACGTCACCACCGGTCAGGTGTACTCGCAGGTCATCGCCAAGGAGCGGCGCGGCGAGTACCTGGGCGACACGGTCCAGGTCATCCCGCACATCACCAACGAGATCAAGCACCGCATCCGGCGCATGGCGACCGACGACGTCGATGTCGTCATCACCGAGGTCGGCGGCACGGTCGGCGACATCGAGTCGCTGCCGTTCCTGGAGACCGTCCGCCAGGTCCGCCACGAGGTCGGCCGCGACAATGTCTTTGTCGTGCACATCTCGCTGCTGCCCTACATCGGCCCGTCCGGGGAGCTGAAGACCAAGCCGACCCAGCACTCGGTCGCGGCCCTGCGGAACATCGGTATCCAGCCGGACGCGATCGTGCTCCGCGCCGACCGTGAGGTGCCGACCGCGATCAAGCGCAAGATCTCGCTGATGTGCGACGTCGACGAGGCCGCGGTCGTGGCCGCCATCGACGCCAAGTCGATCTACGACATCCCCAAGGTCCTGCACACCGAGGGCCTGGACGCCTATGTCGTACGCAAGCTTGACCTGCCGTTCCGCGATGTCGACTGGACCACGTGGGACGACCTGCTGGACCGCGTCCACAACCCCGACCACGAGGTCAATGTCGCGCTGGTCGGCAAGTACATCGACCTGCCCGACGCGTATCTCTCGGTGATCGAGGCGCTGCGCGCCGGAGGCTTCGCCAACAGGGCCCGCGTCAAGGTCAAGTGGGTCACCTCGGACGACTGCAAGTCCCCGGCCGACGCCGCGAAGCAGCTCGGCGACGTCGACGCGATCTGCATCCCCGGCGGCTTCGGCGACCGCGGTGTCAGCGGCAAGGTAGGCGCGATCCAGTACGCCCGCGAGAACAAGATCCCGCTGCTCGGCCTCTGTCTGGGCCTGCAGTGCATCGTGATCGAGGCCGCGCGGAACCTGGCCGAGATCCCGGACGCCAACTCCACCGAGTTCGACGCCGCCACCGCCCACCCGGTGATTTCCACCATGGAGGAGCAGCTGGCGTATGTGGAAGGCGCGGGGGACCTGGGCGGCACCATGCGGCTGGGTCTCTACCCGGCGAAGCTCGCCGAGGGCTCCATCGTGCGCGAGGTCTACGGCGACCAGCCGTACATCGAGGAGCGCCACCGCCACCGCTACGAGGTGAACAACTCCTACCGCGCGGAGCTGGAGAAGAAGGCGGGCATCGTCTTCTCGGGCACGTCCCCCGACAACAAGCTCGTCGAGTACGTCGAGTACCCGCGCGAGGTGCACCCCTACCTGGTCGCCACCCAGTCGCACCCGGAGCTGCGCTCCCGCCCGACCCGTCCGCACCCGCTCTTCGCCGGCCTGGTCAAGGCCGCGGTGGAGCGCAAGACGGGCAAGTAA